A single Pseudomonas brassicacearum DNA region contains:
- the hisS gene encoding histidine--tRNA ligase: MSKSLQAIRGMNDILPEQTPLWRYFEGTVARLLDNYGYRQIRMPIVEFTELFKRSIGEVTDIVEKEMYTFDDRNGDSLTLRPEGTAACVRAVLEHGITGGGQVQKLWYIGPMFRHERPQKGRYRQFHQIGCEVFNLDGPDIDAELIVLTWRLWGELGIRDAVKLELNSLGTSESRGRYREALVEFLSAHLDKLDEDSQRRLKTNPLRVLDTKNPDTQAVLVGAPKMADYLDEESRVHFEGLKARLDAAGIPYVINPKLVRGLDYYSKTVFEWVTDKLGAQGTVCAGGRYDGLVEQMGGKPTSGVGFAMGIERLVLMLEALDKVPEELARQVDVYLCAFGEAAELAALTLSERVRDQLPNLRLQINAGAGSFKSQFKKADKSGALYALILGDDELAQQVVGFKPLRGQGEQQSIAWDALAAHLATCVVQG; the protein is encoded by the coding sequence GTGAGCAAGTCCCTGCAAGCCATTCGTGGCATGAACGACATCCTGCCCGAGCAGACGCCCCTGTGGCGTTATTTCGAGGGCACCGTGGCGCGCCTGCTGGATAACTACGGCTACCGACAGATCCGCATGCCGATCGTCGAGTTCACCGAGCTGTTCAAGCGCTCCATCGGTGAAGTGACCGACATCGTCGAAAAAGAGATGTACACCTTCGACGACCGCAACGGCGACTCCCTGACCCTGCGCCCAGAAGGCACGGCGGCCTGCGTGCGTGCGGTGCTCGAACACGGCATCACCGGCGGCGGCCAGGTGCAGAAACTCTGGTACATCGGCCCGATGTTCCGTCACGAGCGCCCGCAGAAAGGCCGTTATCGCCAGTTCCACCAGATTGGTTGCGAGGTGTTCAACCTTGACGGTCCGGACATCGACGCCGAACTGATCGTGCTGACCTGGCGCCTGTGGGGCGAGCTGGGCATCCGTGATGCGGTCAAGCTTGAGCTCAACAGCCTGGGCACCAGCGAGTCCCGTGGCCGCTACCGTGAAGCCTTGGTGGAGTTTCTTAGCGCCCACCTGGACAAGCTGGACGAAGACAGCCAGCGTCGCTTGAAGACCAACCCTCTGCGGGTACTGGACACCAAGAACCCGGACACCCAGGCCGTACTGGTGGGTGCGCCAAAAATGGCCGACTACCTGGACGAAGAGTCCCGCGTGCATTTCGAGGGGCTCAAGGCCCGTCTGGACGCCGCCGGCATTCCCTATGTGATCAACCCGAAACTGGTCCGTGGCCTGGATTACTACAGCAAGACCGTATTCGAATGGGTCACCGACAAGCTCGGCGCCCAGGGCACCGTGTGTGCCGGTGGCCGTTACGACGGGCTGGTAGAACAGATGGGCGGCAAGCCGACGTCGGGCGTGGGCTTTGCCATGGGCATCGAGCGCCTGGTGCTGATGCTTGAGGCCCTGGACAAGGTGCCAGAGGAACTGGCCCGTCAGGTCGACGTTTACCTGTGCGCCTTCGGTGAAGCAGCCGAACTGGCGGCCCTGACGTTGAGCGAGCGGGTCCGCGACCAGTTGCCCAACCTGCGCCTGCAGATCAACGCCGGCGCCGGCAGCTTCAAGAGCCAGTTCAAGAAGGCCGACAAGAGCGGTGCGCTGTATGCACTGATCCTCGGTGACGACGAACTGGCCCAACAAGTGGTAGGTTTCAAACCCCTGCGTGGCCAGGGCGAACAACAAAGCATTGCCTGGGATGCGCTTGCTGCACACCTGGCCACCTGCGTCGTGCAGGGTTGA
- a CDS encoding YfgM family protein, protein MSSTEDEQLADLKDWWTRNGKPLVTGGLLALVIVFGWQAYQKYQSNQSQGASVLYQQLLETTLTPDGKPDAARVVDLAGKLDKEFGGTAYAQFGRLFVAKVAVDSGKLDDAATELKGIVDKPANPTLGEVARQRLAQVLAAQNKAEDALKLLDGDADKAFLATREELKGDLLVQLGRADEAHAAYQKAKAALSDEAAVGGLQIKLDDLAKGDA, encoded by the coding sequence GTGTCGAGTACCGAAGATGAACAGCTGGCGGATTTGAAGGACTGGTGGACGCGCAACGGCAAGCCGCTGGTTACTGGCGGCCTGTTGGCGCTGGTCATCGTGTTCGGCTGGCAGGCCTACCAGAAATACCAGAGCAACCAGTCGCAAGGCGCCTCGGTGCTCTACCAGCAATTGCTGGAAACCACCCTGACCCCGGACGGCAAGCCTGATGCTGCCCGCGTGGTGGACCTGGCCGGCAAGCTGGACAAGGAATTCGGCGGCACCGCCTATGCGCAGTTCGGTCGCCTGTTCGTGGCCAAGGTAGCGGTGGACAGCGGCAAGCTGGACGACGCGGCCACCGAGCTCAAAGGTATCGTCGACAAACCGGCCAACCCGACCCTGGGCGAAGTGGCGCGTCAGCGCCTGGCGCAGGTGCTGGCGGCACAGAACAAGGCCGAAGACGCCTTGAAGCTGCTCGACGGTGATGCCGACAAGGCATTCCTGGCGACCCGCGAGGAACTCAAGGGCGACCTGCTGGTACAGCTGGGCCGTGCCGATGAGGCCCATGCGGCCTACCAAAAAGCCAAGGCTGCGCTGTCGGATGAAGCCGCAGTCGGTGGCCTGCAAATCAAGCTGGACGACCTGGCCAAAGGGGATGCGTGA
- the bamB gene encoding outer membrane protein assembly factor BamB: protein MRDVIRWKHAALLALAILAAGCSSNSKKELPPAELTDFKEEVVLQKQWSRSIGDGQGETYNMLVPAIDGDTLYAGDVTGVVMAMDRMNGDVKWKKDLELPVSGAVGVGYGLVMIGTLKGEIVALDASSGEEKWRARVSSEVLAPPATNGDVVVVQTQDDRLIGLDAATGNQRWLYDSTPAVLTLRGTSAPIVTNRLAVAGLSTGKVVALDISNGVPVWEQRVAIPQGRSELERVVDIDGGLLLSGGTLYVASYQGRVAALDLESGRALWQRDASSYAGVAQGFGSVYVSLSSGTVEGVDERSTTALWSNDSLARRQLSAPEVFSSYVAVGDMEGYLHLLSQVDGRFVGRERIDSDGLRARPLVVGDMIYVYGNSGKLEALTIK, encoded by the coding sequence ATGCGTGACGTGATCCGTTGGAAACATGCAGCATTGCTGGCTCTGGCCATTCTGGCCGCGGGTTGCAGCAGCAACAGCAAGAAAGAACTGCCTCCGGCCGAACTGACCGATTTCAAAGAAGAAGTCGTGCTGCAGAAGCAGTGGAGCCGTTCCATCGGCGATGGCCAGGGTGAAACCTACAACATGCTGGTGCCAGCCATTGATGGCGACACCCTCTATGCCGGCGACGTCACGGGCGTCGTCATGGCCATGGATCGCATGAACGGCGACGTCAAATGGAAGAAAGATCTTGAACTGCCTGTTTCCGGCGCCGTTGGCGTGGGTTATGGCCTGGTCATGATCGGCACGCTCAAGGGCGAGATCGTCGCCCTGGACGCGAGCAGCGGTGAAGAGAAATGGCGCGCCCGCGTCAGCAGTGAAGTGCTCGCACCGCCGGCCACCAATGGTGACGTGGTGGTGGTCCAGACCCAGGATGATCGCTTGATCGGCCTGGATGCTGCCACCGGCAACCAACGCTGGTTGTACGACAGCACCCCGGCGGTACTGACCCTGCGCGGCACCAGCGCGCCGATCGTCACCAACCGCCTGGCGGTGGCTGGCTTGTCGACCGGTAAAGTGGTGGCCCTGGATATCTCCAACGGCGTGCCGGTCTGGGAGCAGCGCGTAGCGATCCCGCAAGGTCGTTCGGAACTGGAGCGCGTGGTCGACATCGACGGCGGCCTGCTGCTGTCCGGCGGTACGTTGTACGTCGCCAGCTACCAGGGCCGCGTTGCAGCACTGGACCTGGAAAGCGGTCGTGCGCTGTGGCAGCGCGATGCGTCCAGCTACGCCGGTGTCGCCCAAGGTTTTGGCAGCGTCTACGTGAGCCTGTCCTCGGGCACCGTCGAAGGCGTCGACGAGCGTTCCACCACCGCATTGTGGAGCAACGACTCCCTGGCCCGTCGTCAACTGTCGGCCCCGGAAGTGTTCTCCAGCTACGTCGCAGTGGGTGACATGGAAGGTTACCTGCACCTGCTCAGCCAGGTGGACGGTCGTTTCGTCGGCCGTGAGCGCATCGACAGCGACGGCCTGCGTGCCCGTCCGCTGGTGGTGGGCGACATGATCTATGTGTATGGCAACAGCGGCAAACTGGAAGCCCTGACCATCAAGTAA
- the der gene encoding ribosome biogenesis GTPase Der: MVPVIALVGRPNVGKSTLFNRLTRTRDAIVGDLSGLTRDRQYGEAKWQGRTYILVDTGGISGDEHGMDEKMAEQSLLAIEEADVVLFLVDAKAGFTAADQMIAEHLRKRNKRSYVVANKVDNIDPDMARAEFAPLGMGQAIPIAGAHGRGITQMLEIALESFPKDDEEEPEEGEEEIVAEGEEAKRIPGPSEKDGIKIAIIGRPNVGKSTLVNRMLGEDRVIVYDQPGTTRDSIYIPFERNEEKYTLIDTAGVRKRGKIHEEVEKFSVVKTLQAIKDANVVIFVMDAREGVVDHDLNLLGFALEAGRALVIAINKWDGMTPSERDFVKVELQRRLFFVDFADIHFISALHGTGVGNLYASVQNSFKSAVTRWPTNRLTQILEDAVGEHAPPMVNNRRIKLRYAHLGGANPPIIVIHGNQIEKVPKSYVRYLENTYRRVLKLVGTPIRIEFKGGENPYEGNKNTLTDRQVNKKRRLMSHHKKADKKRRDKR, from the coding sequence ATGGTTCCCGTAATCGCCCTGGTGGGCCGACCGAACGTCGGCAAGTCCACCTTGTTCAACCGCCTGACCAGGACTCGCGACGCCATTGTCGGCGACTTGTCCGGTCTGACCCGTGATCGCCAATACGGTGAGGCCAAGTGGCAAGGGCGTACCTATATTCTGGTCGACACCGGCGGCATCTCCGGTGATGAACACGGCATGGACGAAAAAATGGCCGAGCAGTCGCTGCTCGCCATTGAAGAAGCCGATGTGGTGCTGTTCCTGGTAGACGCCAAGGCCGGTTTTACAGCCGCCGACCAGATGATCGCCGAGCATTTGCGCAAGCGTAACAAGCGTTCCTACGTGGTCGCCAACAAGGTCGACAACATCGACCCGGACATGGCACGCGCCGAATTCGCACCGTTGGGCATGGGCCAGGCGATCCCGATCGCCGGCGCCCACGGTCGTGGCATCACCCAGATGCTGGAAATCGCCCTGGAGAGTTTCCCCAAGGACGACGAGGAAGAACCGGAAGAGGGCGAGGAAGAGATCGTTGCCGAAGGCGAGGAAGCCAAGCGCATTCCGGGCCCAAGCGAAAAAGACGGGATCAAGATCGCCATCATCGGCCGGCCGAACGTGGGCAAGTCGACGCTGGTCAACCGCATGCTCGGTGAAGACCGGGTCATCGTCTACGACCAGCCCGGCACCACCCGCGACAGCATCTACATTCCCTTCGAGCGTAACGAAGAGAAGTACACGCTGATCGACACCGCCGGTGTGCGCAAGCGCGGCAAGATCCATGAAGAAGTTGAAAAGTTCTCCGTGGTCAAGACCCTGCAGGCGATCAAAGACGCCAACGTGGTGATCTTCGTGATGGACGCCCGCGAAGGCGTGGTCGATCACGACCTGAACCTGCTGGGCTTTGCCCTGGAAGCCGGTCGTGCGTTGGTCATCGCGATCAACAAGTGGGACGGCATGACGCCGAGCGAACGGGATTTCGTCAAGGTCGAATTGCAGCGCCGCCTGTTCTTCGTCGACTTCGCCGACATCCACTTCATCTCGGCCTTGCACGGCACGGGCGTGGGCAACCTCTACGCTTCGGTGCAGAACTCGTTCAAGTCGGCGGTGACCCGCTGGCCGACCAACCGCCTCACCCAGATCCTCGAAGATGCGGTAGGCGAGCACGCGCCACCGATGGTCAACAACCGTCGGATCAAGCTGCGCTATGCCCACTTGGGCGGTGCCAACCCGCCGATTATCGTGATCCACGGTAACCAGATCGAGAAGGTGCCCAAGTCGTACGTTCGTTACCTGGAGAACACCTATCGTCGCGTCCTGAAGCTGGTCGGCACGCCGATCCGCATCGAGTTCAAGGGCGGCGAAAACCCGTACGAAGGCAACAAGAACACGCTCACCGACCGCCAGGTCAACAAGAAGCGCCGCTTGATGTCGCACCACAAGAAGGCCGACAAGAAGCGCCGCGACAAGCGCTGA
- a CDS encoding pyridoxal phosphate-dependent aminotransferase: MITSKLPNVGITIFTQMSQLAAQTGALNLSQGFPDFDGPQALRDAVGRHIAQGHNQYSPMTGLPALRQQIAAKIARCYGASVDADQEVTVTPGATQAIFCAIAAVVHSGDEVIVFDPSYDSYEPAVQLAGGHCVHVPLGLDDFAIDFEKLGQALSPHTRMIILNSPHNPSGALISHAELDQLATLIRDRDIYLVSDEVYEHLVFDGVAHASVLAHEELYRRAFVVSSFGKTYHVTGWKTGYVVAPAALTAELRKVHQYVSFCGVTPLQYALADYMAEHPEHVDELPDFYQTKRDLFCDLLAPSRFSFKRVTGTYFQLVDYSQIRPDLNDVEMAVWMTREHGVATIPISVFYQHPPQGQRLVRLCFAKREETLREAAQKLCVI, from the coding sequence ATGATCACCAGCAAGTTGCCGAATGTCGGCATCACGATTTTCACCCAGATGTCCCAGCTCGCCGCGCAGACGGGCGCGCTGAACCTGTCCCAGGGGTTTCCTGATTTCGATGGCCCGCAGGCCCTGCGCGATGCGGTCGGCCGGCACATTGCCCAAGGTCATAACCAATACTCACCCATGACCGGCCTGCCTGCGCTGCGCCAGCAGATCGCGGCGAAGATCGCCCGCTGCTACGGCGCCAGTGTCGATGCCGATCAGGAAGTCACCGTGACCCCCGGCGCGACCCAGGCGATTTTCTGTGCCATCGCGGCGGTGGTCCACAGCGGCGACGAAGTGATCGTCTTCGACCCCAGCTACGACAGCTACGAGCCTGCCGTGCAACTGGCCGGCGGGCATTGCGTGCACGTGCCATTGGGCCTGGATGACTTCGCCATCGACTTCGAGAAGCTCGGCCAAGCCCTGAGCCCGCATACGCGCATGATCATCCTCAATTCGCCGCACAACCCCAGTGGCGCCTTGATCAGTCACGCCGAGCTGGATCAATTGGCCACGCTGATTCGTGACCGTGATATCTACCTGGTCAGCGACGAGGTCTACGAGCACCTGGTGTTCGACGGCGTCGCCCACGCCAGTGTCCTGGCCCATGAAGAGCTGTACCGCCGCGCCTTCGTGGTCAGTTCGTTCGGCAAGACCTACCACGTCACCGGCTGGAAAACCGGCTACGTGGTGGCGCCAGCGGCCCTGACGGCGGAGCTGCGCAAGGTGCACCAGTACGTCAGCTTCTGCGGCGTGACGCCGTTGCAGTACGCCTTGGCTGACTATATGGCCGAGCATCCGGAACACGTCGATGAATTGCCGGACTTCTACCAGACCAAGCGCGACCTGTTCTGCGATCTGCTGGCGCCGTCGCGGTTCAGCTTCAAGCGCGTGACCGGCACTTATTTCCAGTTGGTGGACTATTCGCAGATTCGCCCGGACCTGAATGACGTCGAGATGGCGGTATGGATGACCCGTGAGCATGGCGTGGCGACGATTCCGATCTCGGTGTTTTACCAGCACCCACCACAAGGCCAGCGCCTGGTGCGCCTGTGCTTTGCCAAACGCGAGGAGACGCTGCGCGAAGCGGCGCAAAAGCTATGCGTGATTTGA
- a CDS encoding amidohydrolase, with the protein MRDLSTLPDLDIALVQTTLAWHDRRANLEHFQALLEQARGVDLIILPEMFTTGFSMESETLAEPESGPTRQWLKAQAAKLDAVITGSVIIQAADGSHRNRLLWARPDGEVLHYDKRHLFRMAGEHNHYTPGERQVLFELKGWRIRPLICYDLRFPVWSRDAEDTDLLLYTANWPGARRLHWNRLLPARAIENLCYVAAVNRVGTDGKGFAYTGDSQVLDFQGETLLSTGEADGVFKVCLSATDLAAYRTRFPANLDADRFEFI; encoded by the coding sequence ATGCGTGATTTGAGTACATTGCCAGACCTCGACATTGCCCTGGTCCAGACCACCCTGGCCTGGCACGACCGCCGGGCCAACCTGGAACATTTCCAAGCGCTGCTCGAGCAGGCGCGCGGGGTTGACCTGATCATCCTCCCAGAGATGTTCACCACTGGTTTCTCCATGGAGTCCGAGACCCTGGCGGAGCCGGAGAGCGGCCCGACGCGCCAATGGCTCAAGGCCCAGGCGGCGAAGCTGGACGCGGTGATCACTGGCAGTGTGATCATCCAGGCCGCTGACGGCAGCCATCGCAATCGCCTGCTTTGGGCGCGCCCGGACGGAGAAGTGCTGCATTACGACAAGCGCCACCTGTTTCGCATGGCGGGGGAGCACAACCACTACACCCCGGGTGAGCGACAAGTGCTGTTCGAGCTCAAGGGCTGGCGGATTCGTCCGCTGATTTGCTACGACCTGCGCTTTCCAGTCTGGAGCCGCGACGCCGAGGACACCGACCTGCTGCTGTACACCGCCAACTGGCCCGGAGCGCGGCGTCTGCACTGGAACCGGCTGTTGCCGGCCCGGGCGATCGAGAACCTGTGCTACGTGGCGGCGGTGAACCGAGTCGGTACTGACGGCAAGGGCTTTGCCTACACCGGTGACAGCCAGGTGCTGGATTTCCAGGGCGAAACCCTGCTCAGCACTGGCGAAGCGGATGGTGTGTTCAAGGTGTGTTTGAGCGCGACGGACCTGGCGGCCTACCGCACGCGGTTTCCGGCGAACCTGGATGCCGATCGGTTCGAATTCATCTGA
- the leuA gene encoding 2-isopropylmalate synthase, protein MSMLKDPSSKYRAFPTINLPDRTWPSKTITAAPIWCSSDLRDGNQSLIEPMDAVKKLRFWKTLVAVGVKEIEASFPAASQTDFDFVRTLIEEGHIPDDTTIQVLTQAREDLIARTFESLRGAKKAIVHLYNATCPSFRRIVFNQDKEGVKEIAVNAAKLFVKYAAQQPETQWQFEYSPETFSATELEFAKEVCDAVIEVWNPTPERKVILNLPATVEVATPNIYADQIEWFHRNITRRDSVLISLHTHNDRGTGVAATELGLMAGADRVEGCLFGNGERTGNVDLVTVALNLYTQGINPELDFSDIDGVRKVVEECNQIPVHPRHPYVGDLVHTAFSGSHQDAIRKGFAQQKSDALWEVPYLPIDPADIGRSYEAVIRVNSQSGKGGIAYLLEQEYGISLPRRMQIEFSQVVQRETDRLGLEMTAQQIHALLQREYLQANTPYALVSHRLQEENGNSAVEVEVASKGQGETNLHWRGKGNGALEALVAGLPIPVEIMDYNEHAIGAGTNAKAAAYIELRVNGERAVHGVGIDENITTASFKALFSALNRSLSQPEAKAA, encoded by the coding sequence ATGAGCATGCTCAAAGACCCGTCTTCCAAATACCGTGCCTTCCCGACCATCAACCTGCCGGATCGCACCTGGCCGTCGAAGACCATCACCGCCGCGCCGATCTGGTGCAGCTCCGACCTGCGCGACGGCAACCAGTCGCTGATCGAGCCAATGGACGCGGTCAAGAAGCTGCGCTTCTGGAAAACCCTCGTCGCGGTGGGCGTGAAGGAAATCGAAGCATCGTTCCCGGCCGCTTCGCAGACCGACTTCGACTTCGTGCGCACCCTCATCGAAGAAGGCCACATCCCGGACGACACCACCATCCAGGTGCTGACCCAGGCCCGTGAAGACCTGATCGCCCGCACGTTCGAATCCCTGCGCGGCGCCAAAAAGGCCATCGTCCACCTGTACAACGCCACCTGCCCGTCGTTCCGCCGCATCGTGTTCAACCAGGACAAGGAAGGCGTGAAGGAAATCGCGGTGAACGCGGCCAAACTGTTCGTCAAATATGCTGCACAGCAGCCGGAAACCCAGTGGCAGTTCGAGTACTCGCCAGAGACTTTCAGCGCCACTGAGCTTGAGTTCGCCAAGGAAGTCTGTGATGCGGTGATCGAAGTCTGGAACCCGACGCCCGAGCGCAAGGTGATCCTCAACCTGCCCGCTACCGTGGAAGTCGCCACCCCGAACATCTATGCCGACCAGATCGAGTGGTTCCACCGCAACATTACCCGTCGTGACAGCGTGCTCATCAGCCTGCACACCCACAACGACCGTGGCACCGGCGTGGCCGCTACCGAACTGGGCCTGATGGCCGGTGCCGACCGCGTCGAAGGCTGCCTGTTCGGCAACGGCGAGCGCACCGGTAACGTCGACCTGGTGACCGTGGCGCTGAACCTCTACACCCAGGGCATCAACCCTGAGCTGGACTTCTCCGACATCGACGGCGTGCGCAAAGTGGTCGAGGAATGCAACCAGATCCCGGTGCACCCGCGTCATCCGTACGTTGGCGACCTGGTCCACACTGCATTCTCCGGCTCGCACCAGGATGCCATCCGCAAGGGCTTCGCCCAGCAGAAATCGGACGCCCTGTGGGAAGTGCCGTACCTGCCGATCGACCCGGCCGACATCGGCCGCAGCTACGAGGCGGTGATTCGCGTCAACAGCCAGTCGGGCAAGGGCGGTATCGCCTACCTGCTGGAACAGGAATACGGCATCAGCCTGCCGCGTCGCATGCAGATCGAGTTCAGCCAGGTGGTACAGCGCGAAACCGATCGCCTGGGCCTGGAAATGACCGCCCAGCAGATCCACGCCTTGCTGCAGCGTGAATACCTGCAAGCCAACACCCCGTACGCGCTTGTCAGCCATCGCCTGCAGGAAGAAAACGGCAACAGCGCCGTGGAAGTGGAAGTGGCGAGCAAGGGTCAGGGCGAGACCAACCTGCACTGGCGCGGCAAGGGCAACGGCGCGCTGGAAGCGCTGGTGGCCGGCCTGCCAATTCCGGTGGAGATCATGGACTACAACGAACACGCCATCGGCGCCGGCACCAATGCCAAGGCGGCGGCGTACATCGAACTGCGGGTCAACGGCGAGCGTGCAGTGCACGGCGTGGGCATCGATGAAAACATCACCACTGCCAGCTTCAAGGCGCTGTTCAGTGCACTGAACCGTTCCCTGAGCCAGCCGGAAGCCAAAGCGGCCTGA
- a CDS encoding peptidoglycan DD-metalloendopeptidase family protein, with protein sequence MPRYLAPLLLLCLTFNAHADSYITRLLNKPVPGGVAVVDLGSAAKAPKASYQGKPVLVVKEQDNWLAIVGIPLTVQPGTQRISSGGGTHPFVVGYKKYPEQHITLKNKRQVNPNPADLKRINAELAVQLKAYRRFSPNIPSNLLLDKPVNGPMSSKFGVRRFFNGEERNPHAGLDFAVPAGTPIKTPAAGKVILIGNYFFNGNTVFVDHGQGFISMFCHMSKIDVKVGQQLARGTVVGKVGATGRATGPHMHWNISLNDARVDPAIFIGAFQP encoded by the coding sequence ATGCCGCGATATCTCGCCCCCTTGCTCTTGCTGTGCCTGACCTTCAACGCCCACGCCGACAGTTACATCACCCGCCTGCTGAACAAGCCGGTGCCCGGTGGCGTGGCCGTGGTGGACCTGGGCAGCGCGGCCAAGGCACCGAAAGCCAGTTACCAGGGCAAGCCAGTGCTGGTGGTCAAGGAACAGGACAACTGGCTGGCGATTGTCGGTATACCGCTGACGGTCCAGCCCGGCACCCAGCGGATCAGCAGCGGCGGCGGCACCCATCCGTTCGTGGTCGGCTATAAAAAGTACCCCGAGCAACACATCACCCTGAAGAACAAGCGCCAGGTCAATCCGAACCCGGCGGACCTCAAACGCATCAACGCCGAACTGGCGGTGCAACTGAAGGCCTACCGCCGCTTCAGTCCGAACATCCCCAGCAACCTGCTGCTGGACAAACCGGTCAATGGTCCGATGTCGAGCAAGTTCGGCGTGCGACGCTTCTTCAACGGCGAAGAACGCAACCCCCACGCCGGCCTGGACTTCGCCGTCCCCGCTGGCACGCCGATCAAGACCCCGGCCGCCGGCAAGGTGATCCTCATCGGCAATTACTTCTTCAATGGCAACACCGTGTTCGTCGACCATGGCCAAGGCTTCATCAGCATGTTCTGCCACATGTCGAAGATCGACGTGAAGGTCGGCCAGCAACTGGCCCGGGGCACCGTGGTGGGCAAGGTCGGTGCCACCGGCCGCGCAACCGGCCCGCACATGCACTGGAACATCAGCCTGAACGATGCGCGGGTGGATCCGGCGATCTTTATCGGCGCTTTCCAGCCCTGA
- the xseA gene encoding exodeoxyribonuclease VII large subunit, translating into MIKDPFARLGLDREVLTVSQLNGRARVLLEDVFSNIWVEGEISNLARPASGHVYFTLKDSGAQVRCALFRQNAARVRQALKDGLAVKVRGKVSLFEGRGDYQLILDTVEPAGDGALRLAFDALKEKLGAEGLFSAERKVPLPAHPQRIGIISSPTGAVIRDIISVFRRRAPQIALTLIPTAVQGREATAQIVRALKLADARGFDALILARGGGSLEDLWCFNEEAVARAVDACVTPIVSAVGHETDVSISDFVADVRAPTPSAAAELLAPDAGDLVRRVESLHRRLVMRMRDRLMRDQLRLEGLTRRLRHPGERLRQQAQRLDDLDMRMRRAFERSLNTRRERLIRLETRLAGQHPGRQLALLRQRLDSLAERLPRAMREGLKTRRVQLHNQMQTLHIVSPLATLGRGYSILLDERGHAIRSAGQTQTGQRLTAKLGEGQLLVRVEDNHLTPVTLSLLD; encoded by the coding sequence ATGATTAAAGATCCCTTTGCCCGACTGGGCCTGGACCGCGAGGTCCTGACTGTCAGCCAGCTCAACGGCCGTGCGCGGGTGTTGCTCGAAGACGTGTTCAGCAACATCTGGGTCGAGGGCGAAATCTCCAACCTCGCCCGTCCGGCCTCCGGCCATGTGTACTTCACCCTCAAGGACAGTGGCGCCCAGGTGCGTTGCGCGCTGTTCCGGCAGAATGCCGCGCGGGTGCGCCAGGCCTTGAAGGACGGGCTGGCGGTGAAAGTGCGCGGCAAGGTCTCGCTGTTCGAAGGCCGTGGCGACTATCAACTGATCCTCGACACCGTCGAGCCGGCCGGCGATGGTGCGCTGCGCCTGGCCTTCGATGCCTTGAAGGAAAAGCTCGGCGCCGAGGGTCTGTTCAGTGCCGAGCGCAAGGTGCCGTTGCCGGCCCATCCACAACGCATCGGCATCATCAGTTCACCCACGGGCGCGGTGATCCGCGACATCATCAGCGTGTTCCGCCGCCGCGCGCCGCAGATCGCCCTGACGCTGATCCCCACCGCCGTGCAAGGCCGCGAAGCCACCGCGCAAATCGTCCGAGCCCTGAAGCTGGCCGACGCCCGTGGTTTCGATGCGCTGATCCTGGCCCGGGGCGGCGGTTCGCTGGAAGACTTGTGGTGCTTCAACGAAGAAGCCGTGGCCCGGGCGGTGGATGCCTGCGTCACGCCGATCGTCAGCGCCGTGGGCCATGAAACCGACGTATCCATCAGCGATTTCGTCGCTGACGTACGTGCCCCGACCCCGTCCGCCGCCGCCGAACTGCTCGCACCGGATGCCGGTGATCTGGTGCGCCGGGTCGAAAGCCTGCACCGGCGGCTGGTGATGCGCATGCGTGACCGGCTGATGCGCGATCAACTGCGCCTCGAAGGCCTCACCCGGCGCCTGCGCCACCCCGGTGAACGCCTGCGCCAGCAAGCCCAGCGCCTCGACGACCTGGATATGCGCATGCGCCGGGCGTTCGAACGCAGCCTCAATACCCGCCGCGAACGCCTGATCCGCCTGGAAACCCGCTTGGCCGGACAACACCCCGGCCGGCAATTGGCGTTGCTGCGCCAGCGCCTGGACAGCCTGGCCGAACGCCTGCCCCGGGCCATGCGCGAAGGCCTGAAAACACGCCGCGTGCAATTGCACAACCAGATGCAGACGCTGCACATCGTCAGCCCCCTGGCGACCCTCGGCCGGGGCTACAGCATTTTGCTGGACGAGCGCGGCCATGCGATCCGCAGTGCCGGACAAACCCAGACCGGCCAGCGCCTGACCGCCAAGCTCGGCGAAGGCCAATTGCTGGTACGGGTCGAAGACAATCACCTGACGCCGGTCACCCTTTCTTTACTGGATTGA